A stretch of the Solanum dulcamara chromosome 6, daSolDulc1.2, whole genome shotgun sequence genome encodes the following:
- the LOC129891370 gene encoding choline monooxygenase, chloroplastic yields MAVLHQFNSFHQFKKPKLCFPLTPLKIQFFTCSVKPRKHYPSFKISCDYTQKLVQEFDPKIPIEEAITPPSSWYTDPSFYTHELNQVFFKSWQAVGYTEQIKEPRQYFTGRLGNVEYVVCRDDGGKIHAFHNVCRHHASLLASGSGKSSCFVCPYHGWTYGLNGALLKATRITGIKNFKVNEMGLVPVRVAVWGPFILLNFENGVLPVQESDFDLVGNEWLGSSSQILADGGVDSSLRFLCRREYTIECNWKVFCDNYLDGGYHVPYAHKSLASGLTLDSYSTTILEKASIQRCETSSAEKDQEFDRLGSKALYAFVYPNFMINRYGPWMDTNLVLPQGSRKCLVIFDYFLDSSLKGDLSFITESLEDSERVQIEDIKLCEAVQRGLESPAYCSGRYAPQVEKAMHHFHSLLYENLSN; encoded by the exons ATGGCAGTGTTGCATCAGTTCAATTCTTTCCATCAGTTCAAGAAACCCAAATTATGTTTTCCTTTAACTCCTCTAAAGATTCAATTTTTCACTTGTTCTGTAAAACCCAGAAAGCATTATCCTTCATTTAAAATCTCATGTGATTATACTCAAAAATTGGTTCAAGAATTTGACCCCAAAATCCCAATTGAAGAAGCCATTACCCCACCAAGTTCTTGGTACACTGACCCTTCTTTCTACACTCATGAACTCAATCAAGTCTTCTTCAAAAGTTGGCAAGCTGTTG GGTACACTGAACAGATCAAAGAGCCTAGGCAATATTTCACTGGAAG ATTGGGCAATGTCGAGTATGTTGTATGTCGAGATGATGGTGGAAAAATACATGCTTTTCACAATGTTTGTCGGCATCATGCCTCTCTTCTTGCCTCAGGAAGTGGGAAAAGCTCTTGCTTTGTTTGCCCATACCAT GGGTGGACATACGGATTGAATGGAGCACTTCTAAAGGCAACTAGAATAACAGGAATCAAGAACTTCAAAGTGaat GAGATGGGACTAGTCCCAGTGAGAGTAGCTGTATGGGGACCATTCATACTTCTCAATTTTGAAAATGGAGTTTTGCCTGTACAAGAATCCGATTTTGACTTGGTTGGAAACGAATGGTTGGGTAGTTCATCCCAAATCTTGGCTGATGGTGGAGTGGATTCTTCATTGAGATTTTTATGCAGACGTGAATACACCATTGAGTGTAACTGGAAG GTCTTCTGTGACAACTACTTGGATGGTGGTTATCATGTACCATATGCTCATAAAAGTCTTGCTTCGGGTCTGACACTTGACTCGTACTCCACCACT ATACTTGAGAAAGCCAGCATCCAACGATGTGAAACTAGTAGTGCAGAAAAGGACCAAGAATTTGATCGACTTGGATCAAAAGCTTTATATGCATTCGTGTATCCCAACTTCATGATCAATAG GTATGGTCCTTGGATGGACACGAATCTTGTACTTCCTCAAGGATCTCGGAAATGTCTGGTGATATTTGACTACTTTCTTGATTCATCACTCAAG GGTGATTTGAGTTTTATCACAGAGAGTCTCGAGGATAGTGAGAGAGTGCAG ATAGAAGATATAAAGTTATGTGAGGCTGTTCAAAGAGGCCTTGAATCACCTGCATACTGCTCTGGCCGCTATGCACCACAAGTTGAGAAGGCTATGCATCATTTTCACAGCCTTCTATATGAAAATCTTTCTAATTGA